In Streptomyces sp. NBC_00091, the following proteins share a genomic window:
- a CDS encoding NAD(P)H-quinone oxidoreductase, whose translation MHAITIEQPGGPEALVWAEVPDPVAGEGEVLVEVAASAVNRADVLQRQGFYDPPPGASPYPGLECSGRIVTLGPGVSGWAVGDEVCALLSGGGYAERVAVPAGQLLPVPQGVDLVAAAALPEVVATVWSNVFMVAGLRPGETLLVHGGSSGIGTMAIQLGKAVGARVAVTAGGKEKLARCAELGADILVDYREQDFVEELRSATGGAGADVILDIMGAKYLARNLDALAMNGRLAVIGLQGGVKAELDLRTLLTKRAAITATTLRTRPLEEKAAIIAAVREHVWPLVAAGRIRPVVHATYPIAEVARAHRVMEASTHVGKLLLTV comes from the coding sequence ATGCATGCGATCACGATCGAGCAGCCCGGCGGCCCCGAGGCCCTGGTCTGGGCCGAGGTACCCGATCCGGTGGCGGGCGAGGGGGAGGTGCTCGTCGAGGTCGCGGCGAGCGCCGTGAACCGCGCCGACGTCCTCCAGCGGCAGGGGTTCTACGATCCCCCGCCCGGCGCCTCCCCTTATCCCGGCCTGGAATGTTCCGGGCGCATCGTCACGCTGGGGCCGGGGGTGTCCGGCTGGGCGGTGGGCGACGAGGTGTGCGCGCTGCTGTCCGGTGGCGGTTACGCCGAGCGGGTGGCCGTCCCGGCGGGCCAGCTGCTGCCGGTGCCGCAGGGCGTGGACCTGGTGGCGGCGGCCGCACTGCCGGAGGTGGTCGCGACGGTGTGGTCCAACGTGTTCATGGTCGCGGGGCTGCGTCCGGGCGAGACCCTGCTGGTGCACGGCGGTTCCAGCGGCATCGGCACCATGGCGATCCAGCTGGGCAAGGCCGTCGGGGCGCGGGTGGCGGTGACGGCGGGCGGCAAGGAGAAGCTGGCGCGCTGCGCGGAGTTGGGCGCGGACATCCTGGTCGACTACCGCGAGCAGGACTTCGTGGAGGAGCTGCGGTCCGCGACGGGCGGGGCCGGGGCGGACGTCATCCTGGACATCATGGGCGCGAAGTACCTGGCGCGGAACCTGGACGCGCTGGCCATGAACGGCCGGCTCGCGGTGATCGGCCTCCAGGGCGGCGTGAAGGCCGAGCTGGACCTGCGCACCCTGCTCACCAAGCGGGCGGCGATCACGGCGACCACGCTGCGGACCCGCCCGCTGGAGGAGAAGGCGGCCATCATCGCGGCCGTACGGGAGCACGTGTGGCCGCTGGTCGCCGCCGGCCGGATCCGCCCCGTGGTCCACGCGACGTACCCGATCGCCGAAGTGGCGCGGGCCCACCGGGTCATGGAGGCCAGCACCCACGTGGGCAAGCTCCTGCTGACGGTCTGA
- a CDS encoding TrkA family potassium uptake protein, whose product MFHVKLHGQDAMARGAEEKLVARRVKLPKRVVEKPLRQVSRRLLMALFVLCLTVLIVWLDREGYHDNANEKVDFLDCVYYATVSLSTTGYGDIVPYSDSARLVNILLITPLRVLFLIILVGTTLEVLTERTREEWRLNRWRKNLREHTVVVGFGTKGRSALQTLLATGLQKEQVVIVDPSAKVIDMATAEGFTGVVGDATRSDVLLRAELQKARQIVIATQRDDTAVLVTLTARQLNRGAKIVAAVREEENAPLLKQSGADAVITSASAAGRLLGLSVLSPSAGTVMEDLIQQGSGLDLIERPVNKSEVGRGVRETGDLVVSVLRGHRLLPYDDPHASPLQLTDRLITIVRAAPPTGPQVTLGPSE is encoded by the coding sequence ATGTTTCACGTGAAACTGCACGGCCAGGACGCCATGGCGCGGGGCGCCGAGGAGAAACTCGTCGCACGCCGCGTCAAACTCCCCAAGCGCGTGGTCGAGAAGCCGCTGCGGCAGGTGAGCCGGCGGCTGCTGATGGCCTTGTTCGTGCTGTGCCTGACGGTGCTGATCGTGTGGCTCGACCGCGAGGGCTACCACGACAACGCCAACGAGAAGGTCGACTTCCTCGACTGCGTCTACTACGCGACCGTGTCCCTGTCGACCACGGGCTACGGCGACATCGTCCCGTACAGCGACAGCGCGCGGCTGGTCAACATCCTGCTGATCACCCCGCTGCGCGTGCTGTTCCTGATCATCCTGGTCGGGACCACCCTGGAAGTCCTGACCGAACGCACCCGAGAAGAGTGGCGGCTGAACCGCTGGAGGAAGAACTTGCGTGAGCACACGGTCGTCGTCGGCTTCGGCACCAAGGGCCGCTCGGCCCTGCAGACGCTGCTGGCGACCGGCCTCCAGAAGGAGCAGGTCGTCATCGTGGACCCCAGCGCCAAGGTGATCGACATGGCCACCGCGGAGGGTTTCACCGGGGTCGTCGGCGACGCCACCCGCTCGGACGTCCTGCTGCGGGCCGAGCTCCAGAAGGCCCGTCAGATCGTGATCGCGACCCAGCGGGACGACACCGCCGTCCTGGTGACACTGACGGCCCGGCAGCTCAACCGGGGCGCGAAGATCGTGGCCGCGGTCCGCGAGGAGGAGAACGCGCCGCTGCTGAAGCAGTCCGGCGCGGACGCGGTCATCACGAGCGCGAGCGCGGCGGGACGGCTGCTGGGCCTGTCGGTGCTCAGCCCGAGCGCGGGCACCGTGATGGAGGACCTGATCCAGCAGGGCAGCGGCCTGGACCTGATCGAACGGCCCGTCAACAAGTCGGAGGTGGGCCGCGGTGTCCGGGAGACCGGGGACCTCGTCGTCAGCGTCCTGCGCGGGCACCGGCTGCTTCCGTACGACGACCCGCACGCGAGTCCGCTCCAGCTGACGGACCGCCTGATCACCATCGTCCGGGCCGCCCCGCCGACGGGCCCTCAGGTCACCCTGGGCCCGTCGGAGTAG
- a CDS encoding molybdopterin molybdotransferase MoeA: MTRTDADGALDEALALVSRTPDTGDTGGAGGHRAATWLRARESAARAGTAVRGRTHRVPLAEALGEVLTAPLEALSDLPSFDTSAMDGWAVAGPGPWRVRPGDGILAGDEPPAPLADGEAVRIATGARVPADTTAVIRSEHARESGTQLHPARPVNTGQDIRPRGQECRSGDLLLPVGSLVTPAVLGLAAAAGYDELVTRPRPRVEILVLGDELLTEGRPHDGLIRDALSPMLGPWITRLGAEVTGTRRLGDDPAGAEALFEAVTGSTADVVVTTGGTASGPVDHVHPVLRRAGAELLVDGVAVRPGHPMLLARLGDREEGRHLVGLPGNPLAAVSGLLTLAEPLLRALAGRRQRPRYTVPVEGDVAGHPYDTRLVPVLLTDEHAVPLRYSGPAMLRGVAAADALAVVPPHGARSGQELEILDLPWASGGCFT, translated from the coding sequence ATGACCCGTACCGACGCCGACGGCGCCCTGGACGAGGCCCTCGCCCTGGTCAGCCGCACCCCCGACACCGGCGACACCGGCGGCGCCGGCGGCCACCGCGCCGCCACCTGGCTGCGCGCCCGCGAGAGCGCCGCACGGGCCGGTACGGCCGTGCGGGGCCGCACCCACCGGGTACCCCTCGCGGAGGCGCTCGGCGAGGTGCTGACCGCACCCCTCGAAGCCCTCAGCGACCTGCCCTCCTTCGACACCTCGGCCATGGACGGCTGGGCCGTCGCCGGCCCCGGCCCCTGGCGCGTCCGCCCCGGCGACGGGATCCTGGCCGGGGACGAACCGCCCGCGCCGCTCGCCGACGGCGAGGCCGTACGGATCGCCACCGGCGCCCGGGTCCCCGCCGACACCACCGCCGTGATCCGCAGCGAGCACGCCCGCGAGTCCGGCACCCAGCTGCACCCCGCCCGGCCCGTGAACACCGGTCAGGACATCCGCCCGCGCGGCCAGGAGTGCCGCTCGGGCGACCTGCTGCTGCCCGTCGGCTCCCTCGTCACCCCGGCCGTGCTCGGCCTCGCCGCGGCCGCCGGGTACGACGAGCTGGTCACCCGGCCCCGGCCCCGCGTGGAGATCCTGGTCCTCGGCGACGAACTGCTCACCGAGGGCCGCCCGCACGACGGCCTGATCCGGGACGCCCTCAGCCCCATGCTCGGCCCCTGGATCACCCGGCTCGGCGCCGAGGTCACCGGTACGCGCCGGCTCGGCGACGACCCGGCCGGCGCCGAGGCCCTGTTCGAGGCGGTCACCGGCTCCACCGCCGACGTGGTCGTCACCACCGGCGGCACCGCCTCCGGCCCCGTCGACCACGTCCACCCCGTACTGCGGCGCGCCGGGGCCGAACTGCTCGTGGACGGGGTCGCCGTGCGCCCCGGGCATCCGATGCTGCTGGCCCGCCTCGGCGACCGGGAGGAAGGGCGCCACCTGGTCGGCCTGCCCGGCAACCCCCTCGCCGCCGTGTCCGGGCTGCTGACCCTCGCCGAGCCGCTGCTGCGTGCCCTCGCCGGCCGCCGCCAGCGCCCCCGCTACACGGTGCCGGTGGAGGGCGACGTGGCCGGGCACCCGTACGACACCCGGCTGGTGCCGGTGCTGCTGACCGACGAACACGCCGTACCGCTGCGCTACAGCGGTCCGGCGATGCTGCGCGGGGTGGCCGCCGCCGATGCGCTGGCCGTCGTACCGCCGCACGGCGCGCGATCCGGGCAGGAGCTGGAGATCCTCGACCTGCCCTGGGCCTCGGGGGGATGTTTCACGTGA